The following coding sequences lie in one Saccopteryx bilineata isolate mSacBil1 chromosome 5, mSacBil1_pri_phased_curated, whole genome shotgun sequence genomic window:
- the LOC136306236 gene encoding sulfotransferase 1 family member D1: MDNQLDVFRRELVDVQGVPLFWSIAEEWSQVESFETRPDDLLIATYPKSGTTWVSEILDLIYNNGDAEKCKRDAIYNRVPFMELIIPGIANGIEDLKNMQSPRLVKTHLPVQLLPSSFWKNNCKMVYVARNAKDVAVSYYYFYQMAKIHPEPGTWEEFLDKFMNGKVAFGSWYDHVKGWWEKRKDYRILYLFYEDMKENPKREIQKLLKFLEKDLPEETVNKILHHSSFDVMKQNPSANYTTVPEFDMDQSVSPFMRKGISGDWKNHFTDAQYEKFEKDYEEKMRGSTLKFRSEI; encoded by the exons ATGGACAACCAGCTGGATGTCTTCAGAAGAGAGTTAGTGGATGTTCAGGGTGTCCCTCTCTTTTGGAGCATTGCTGAGGAGTGGTCTCAGGTGGAGTCATTTGAAACCCGACCAGATGACCTTTTGATCGCCACCTACCCCAAATCTG gaaCAACCTGGGTCAGTGAAATACTGGACTTGATCTATAACAATGGGGATGCAGAGAAGTGTAAACGGGATGCGATATACAACCGAGTGCCGTTCATGGAACTTATAATTCCTGGAATCGCAAATG gcATTGAGGATTTGAAAAACATGCAGTCTCCTCGATTGGTGAAAACACACTTACCTGTTCAACTTCTTCCTTCTTCATTTTGGAAGAATAACTGCAAG ATGGTCTATGTAGCACGAAATGCTAAAGATGTGGCTGTGTCTTACTATTATTTCTACCAAATGGCAAAAATACACCCAGAGCCTGGTACCTGGGAGGAATTTCTGGATAAATTCATGAATGGGAAGG TGGCTTTTGGTTCTTGGTATGATCATGTGAAAGGCTggtgggagaaaaggaaagattatCGTATCCTCTACCTATTCTATGAAGACATGAAAGAG aatCCTAAGCGTGAAATTCAGAAATtgttaaaatttctagaaaaagacCTGCCAGAAGAAACTGTGAATAAAATCTTGCATCATAGTTCTTTTGATGTGATGAAGCAGAATCCTAGTGCAAATTATACTACTGTACCAGAATTTGACATGGATCAGTCTGTGTCTCCCTTCATGAGAAAGG gtATTTCAGGAGACTGGAAGAATCACTTCACTGATGCTCAATatgagaaatttgaaaaagattatgaagagaaaatgagagggTCTACACTAAAGTTTCGTTCAGAGATCTAA